From Thermus albus, one genomic window encodes:
- a CDS encoding ATP-dependent protease ATPase subunit HslU has protein sequence MNLTPAEIVRELSKHIVGQEAAKRAVAVALRNRYRRKKLPPEVAREVTPKNILMIGPTGVGKTEIARRLARLAGAPFVKVEATKFTEVGYVGRDVDAIVRDLAEASYGLVLEEMKKKVEEKALAFAEEELATLLRASLAEVRSGRLDSLSVEVQVEEEMGLPFMGVLGGEGFGGMGEMLKGLLPKRPVRKRMTVKEAREVLKNQHAERLIDKEELKEEARRRAQEDGIVFIDEIDKVARREGTVGPDVSGEGVQRDLLPIVEGTVVSTRIGPVSTEHVLFIAAGAFHVAKPSDLIPELQGRFPIRVELSPLGPEEFYRILKEPENSLIRQYTELLRADGTELHFHEEALRAIAEAAYRANQELEDIGARRLATVLERVLEEVSFQTDLGRVEITRAYVEQRLEAVFASPDLTRYVL, from the coding sequence ATGAACCTGACGCCTGCAGAGATTGTCCGTGAGCTTTCCAAACACATCGTGGGCCAGGAGGCGGCCAAGCGAGCGGTGGCCGTGGCCCTAAGGAACCGCTACCGCCGGAAGAAGCTTCCTCCCGAGGTGGCCCGGGAGGTGACCCCCAAGAACATCCTCATGATCGGGCCCACGGGGGTGGGCAAGACGGAGATCGCCCGGCGCCTGGCCCGCCTGGCCGGGGCCCCTTTCGTGAAGGTGGAGGCCACCAAGTTCACCGAGGTGGGGTATGTGGGCCGGGACGTGGACGCTATTGTGCGGGACCTGGCGGAGGCCAGCTACGGGCTGGTCCTCGAGGAGATGAAGAAAAAAGTGGAGGAAAAGGCCTTGGCTTTCGCCGAGGAGGAGCTCGCCACCCTGCTTCGCGCCTCCCTTGCCGAGGTGCGCTCGGGACGGCTGGATAGCCTCTCCGTGGAGGTGCAGGTGGAGGAGGAGATGGGCCTGCCCTTCATGGGGGTTTTGGGTGGGGAGGGTTTTGGGGGCATGGGAGAGATGCTGAAAGGCCTTCTCCCTAAGCGCCCGGTGCGCAAGCGCATGACGGTGAAGGAGGCGAGGGAGGTACTCAAGAACCAGCACGCCGAGCGCCTGATTGACAAAGAGGAACTCAAGGAGGAGGCGAGAAGGCGGGCCCAGGAGGACGGCATCGTCTTCATTGACGAGATAGACAAGGTGGCCCGTCGGGAAGGGACGGTGGGGCCGGATGTGTCCGGGGAGGGCGTGCAGCGGGACCTTTTGCCCATCGTGGAGGGTACGGTGGTCTCCACCCGCATCGGGCCGGTATCCACGGAGCACGTGCTCTTCATCGCTGCCGGGGCCTTCCATGTGGCCAAGCCCTCGGACCTAATCCCCGAGCTTCAGGGCCGCTTCCCCATCCGGGTGGAGCTTTCCCCCTTGGGCCCCGAGGAGTTCTACCGGATCCTAAAGGAGCCGGAAAACTCCCTGATCCGCCAGTACACGGAGCTTTTAAGGGCGGACGGTACGGAGCTCCACTTCCACGAGGAGGCCCTAAGGGCCATTGCCGAAGCGGCCTACCGGGCCAACCAGGAGCTGGAGGACATCGGGGCCAGGAGGCTGGCCACCGTCTTGGAGCGGGTGTTGGAGGAGGTAAGCTTCCAGACGGACCTGGGCCGGGTGGAGATCACCCGGGCCTATGTGGAGCAGAGGCTGGAGGCGGTCTTCGCCTCGCCGGACCTGACGCGGTACGTGCTATAG
- a CDS encoding 4Fe-4S dicluster domain-containing protein, which yields MPNPKDFAILFDASRCIGCKACQVACKQWNDLEAENTKNRGSYANPPRLTSHTWISMRYYEGLKPDGDPYFDFIRGSCMHCTHAPCVTACPTGAMAHREGGVVTVDEKTCIGCRSCVQACPYGAVHFDEARGVVQKCTMCYDRISHGDQPACVKACPTDALTFGTYQEIRAMAEERVRVLKERGHTRANIYGLRELGGTHVLYVLTEHPSQYDLPKAVREAEKRAATGWLSAGIAAAALGAGLKFIVERREALKGGNQ from the coding sequence ATGCCGAACCCAAAGGACTTCGCCATACTGTTTGACGCAAGCCGCTGCATCGGCTGCAAGGCGTGCCAGGTGGCCTGCAAGCAGTGGAACGACCTCGAGGCGGAGAACACCAAGAACAGGGGCAGTTATGCCAATCCACCTAGGCTCACGTCCCACACCTGGATTTCCATGCGCTACTACGAGGGCTTGAAGCCGGATGGGGACCCGTACTTTGACTTCATCCGCGGATCTTGCATGCACTGCACCCATGCCCCATGCGTGACCGCCTGTCCCACAGGGGCCATGGCCCACCGGGAGGGCGGGGTGGTTACGGTGGACGAGAAAACTTGTATTGGTTGCCGTTCTTGTGTCCAGGCCTGCCCCTATGGGGCGGTTCACTTTGACGAGGCCCGGGGGGTGGTACAAAAGTGCACCATGTGCTACGATCGCATCTCCCATGGGGACCAACCGGCTTGTGTCAAGGCCTGCCCCACCGACGCCCTGACCTTTGGCACCTACCAGGAGATCCGGGCCATGGCGGAGGAAAGGGTGCGGGTGCTGAAGGAGCGGGGCCACACCCGGGCCAACATCTACGGTCTACGGGAGCTTGGGGGTACCCATGTGCTTTATGTGCTCACGGAGCACCCCAGCCAGTACGACCTGCCCAAGGCGGTTCGGGAAGCGGAAAAGCGCGCGGCTACGGGTTGGCTTTCCGCGGGTATCGCCGCTGCCGCCCTTGGGGCTGGGCTGAAGTTCATCGTGGAGCGGCGTGAGGCCCTCAAAGGAGGTAACCAATGA
- the nrfD gene encoding NrfD/PsrC family molybdoenzyme membrane anchor subunit, with amino-acid sequence MITANFPNPIGEEHWGIWIALYFFLAGTTGGAYLLSVLFYPENQKLIRRSALWAFLGVVVGSALLVLDLGQPLRFLNLFLGGFYPASVMWLGSWFLLLSGAGLLWVYAQPTSRKAQGIVAVLVALVVGYTAVLLMQTAKPFWNASPLLPWLFLASAATAGGALLQLWQHHEKLSRLVVASALVEGVVLFLHLVWTYPVAAGAVLALLAGPLAWAFWGFVVVGWGLPLFLERQNVTLAALLTLVGAFLLRYFVVMAGQV; translated from the coding sequence ATGATCACCGCGAACTTTCCCAACCCTATTGGCGAGGAGCATTGGGGTATCTGGATCGCCCTCTACTTCTTCCTGGCAGGGACCACGGGGGGGGCTTACCTCCTCAGCGTGCTCTTCTACCCTGAAAACCAAAAACTCATCCGCCGCAGCGCCCTGTGGGCCTTTCTAGGAGTGGTGGTGGGCTCGGCCTTGCTGGTCCTGGACCTGGGGCAGCCCTTGCGCTTCCTCAACCTGTTCCTCGGAGGCTTCTATCCCGCCTCGGTGATGTGGTTGGGTAGCTGGTTCCTCCTGCTCTCTGGGGCGGGGCTCCTTTGGGTGTATGCGCAACCCACCTCGAGGAAGGCCCAGGGGATCGTGGCCGTGCTGGTGGCCCTGGTGGTGGGGTATACCGCGGTGCTCCTGATGCAGACCGCCAAGCCTTTCTGGAACGCATCCCCTTTGCTTCCCTGGCTCTTTTTGGCCTCGGCGGCCACCGCAGGTGGGGCCTTGCTCCAGCTTTGGCAGCACCATGAAAAGCTTAGCCGCCTGGTGGTGGCCTCCGCCTTGGTGGAAGGGGTGGTTTTGTTCCTCCACCTGGTCTGGACCTATCCGGTGGCCGCGGGGGCGGTCCTGGCCCTTCTGGCAGGCCCCCTAGCCTGGGCTTTTTGGGGCTTTGTGGTGGTGGGATGGGGCCTCCCCCTCTTCCTGGAGAGGCAAAACGTTACCCTGGCGGCCTTGCTCACCCTAGTGGGAGCCTTCCTGCTCCGCTACTTCGTGGTGATGGCAGGGCAAGTGTAA
- the fdhE gene encoding formate dehydrogenase accessory protein FdhE: MVEILEAVHRRLSLLPRRSGPSVEVLKQALEEVREAVEEVAPGFLSGATLPPREKLLEDAHRLRQGEVPEDSAYAFWLHQALRLISWQADHGKTSGEGWPERCPECGGFPDVGYLDADGHRFHLCAFCDTPFRALRLGCPYCGETRADQLVYYQEDPYRVYVCRSCGERLLVQDLRLKGELDLPALRARAALYALAEEKDVEV; this comes from the coding sequence GTGGTGGAGATTCTGGAAGCGGTGCACCGTAGGCTCAGCCTTCTTCCCAGGCGCTCCGGCCCCTCGGTGGAGGTCTTAAAGCAAGCCTTGGAGGAGGTGCGGGAGGCTGTGGAGGAGGTGGCTCCGGGGTTTCTTTCCGGGGCAACCCTCCCTCCCAGGGAAAAACTTCTGGAGGACGCCCATCGCTTAAGGCAGGGGGAGGTGCCCGAGGATTCCGCCTACGCTTTCTGGCTCCATCAGGCCTTGCGCCTCATCTCTTGGCAGGCGGACCACGGGAAGACTTCCGGTGAGGGTTGGCCGGAGCGCTGCCCGGAGTGCGGCGGCTTCCCCGATGTGGGCTACCTGGACGCGGACGGCCACCGCTTCCACCTTTGCGCCTTCTGCGATACTCCTTTTCGGGCTTTGCGTCTGGGCTGCCCCTACTGCGGGGAGACCCGTGCGGACCAACTGGTCTATTATCAGGAAGATCCTTATCGGGTCTACGTTTGTCGCTCCTGCGGGGAACGCCTCCTGGTTCAGGACCTAAGGCTTAAGGGGGAGTTGGATCTCCCTGCCCTGAGGGCCCGGGCGGCCCTTTATGCCTTGGCGGAGGAAAAGGATGTGGAGGTTTGA
- a CDS encoding tetratricopeptide repeat protein — translation MRWFLLALSLLAVPSLAQTPPPAANQVEKQDAFRLGVQLYALGRYEAALELFERALKERPQDPDVVYWLARAQLKVGLLNPALENAKGLVARNPRYIGGYMVLSEAYVALYRASEDREKGKAYLEQALTVLRDAERVNPRYAPLFAQRGLVYAFLGQADKAEEAFKKSLSLQDSAEVRAALAELYLAAGRLDEALEQYAKAVGLSPKEGGLRVRYASALLLKGRAEEAAKVLEEGHRIKPLDAEGWYTLGQAYLTLGRYKEAGVALENAVALAPLRFPAAYYYLGQVYMALGDAQKAKSRLTVAVRLEPKRAEYRYLLCLANEKAGDKDGARYQCQEALKLKPGYKEAEEVLRRL, via the coding sequence ATGCGCTGGTTTCTTTTGGCCTTAAGTTTGTTGGCGGTACCCAGCCTGGCCCAGACCCCACCCCCGGCGGCCAACCAGGTGGAGAAGCAGGATGCCTTCCGCCTCGGGGTGCAGCTGTACGCCCTGGGTCGGTATGAGGCCGCCTTAGAGCTCTTTGAGCGCGCCTTAAAGGAAAGACCCCAGGACCCGGATGTGGTCTACTGGCTAGCCCGGGCCCAACTGAAGGTGGGGCTCCTTAACCCCGCTTTGGAGAACGCCAAGGGCCTGGTGGCCCGGAATCCCCGGTACATTGGGGGGTACATGGTGCTTTCCGAGGCCTACGTGGCCCTCTATCGGGCTTCGGAGGACCGGGAAAAGGGAAAGGCTTATCTGGAGCAGGCCCTTACCGTGCTTCGCGATGCCGAACGGGTGAACCCCCGCTACGCCCCCCTCTTTGCCCAGCGGGGCTTGGTCTACGCCTTCTTGGGCCAGGCGGACAAGGCGGAGGAGGCCTTTAAGAAGTCCCTCAGCTTGCAGGATTCGGCGGAGGTGAGGGCGGCTTTGGCCGAGCTCTATCTGGCGGCGGGCCGCTTGGACGAGGCCCTGGAGCAGTACGCCAAGGCGGTGGGGCTTTCCCCCAAGGAAGGGGGTCTTCGGGTGCGGTATGCCTCGGCTCTCTTGTTGAAGGGCCGGGCGGAGGAGGCGGCCAAGGTCTTGGAGGAGGGGCACCGGATCAAGCCCCTGGATGCGGAGGGTTGGTACACCCTGGGTCAGGCTTACCTGACCTTGGGCCGTTACAAGGAGGCGGGGGTGGCCCTGGAGAATGCGGTGGCCTTGGCCCCCTTGCGCTTCCCTGCGGCCTATTACTACCTGGGCCAGGTCTACATGGCCTTGGGGGATGCCCAGAAGGCCAAAAGCCGGCTCACGGTGGCGGTCCGCCTCGAGCCCAAGCGGGCCGAGTACCGTTACCTGCTCTGCCTGGCTAACGAGAAAGCGGGGGATAAGGATGGGGCCCGCTACCAGTGCCAGGAGGCCCTCAAGCTGAAGCCCGGTTACAAGGAAGCCGAAGAGGTGCTCAGGCGGTTGTAA
- a CDS encoding formate dehydrogenase accessory sulfurtransferase FdhD — MWRFEGGRFKQEAFSLPEEERFLLVVNGKPWVSFSYTPGDEVYLALGHLWLSGVLQGLEGIRWHVGDGIVAVDLPVDPEKGVGVRDSGCAAGLRYGEPRLSPLPRVSLDPRLPMELMAQLRQHTLRYRETRGIHGAALFDPTGGLLYLNEDIGRHNAVDRLAGYMLLEGVRPPVALAVTGRVSQEMAAKAIGMGAVLLVSRTGATAPAVGLARRYGLALAAYVRPTGYRLYAPGGMPVPEEILKP; from the coding sequence ATGTGGAGGTTTGAGGGGGGCCGCTTTAAGCAGGAAGCCTTTTCCCTGCCAGAGGAAGAGCGCTTCCTCCTGGTCGTCAACGGCAAGCCCTGGGTCTCCTTCAGCTACACGCCGGGGGACGAGGTCTACTTGGCCTTGGGTCATCTTTGGTTAAGCGGGGTGCTCCAGGGCCTCGAGGGGATACGCTGGCACGTGGGCGATGGGATCGTGGCCGTGGATCTCCCCGTGGACCCCGAGAAGGGGGTGGGGGTACGGGATAGCGGTTGTGCTGCCGGTCTGCGCTATGGCGAGCCCCGGCTTTCCCCCTTGCCCAGGGTTTCGCTAGATCCCAGGCTGCCCATGGAGTTGATGGCTCAGCTACGCCAGCATACGCTTCGTTACAGGGAAACCCGGGGCATCCACGGGGCAGCCCTCTTCGACCCCACAGGCGGGCTCCTTTACCTCAACGAGGACATCGGCCGCCACAATGCCGTGGACCGCTTGGCCGGCTACATGCTTTTGGAAGGGGTCAGGCCCCCTGTGGCCCTCGCGGTCACGGGGCGGGTGAGCCAGGAGATGGCGGCTAAGGCCATCGGGATGGGGGCGGTGCTCCTGGTAAGCCGTACGGGGGCGACGGCTCCCGCGGTAGGCCTGGCGCGGCGCTACGGCCTGGCCCTGGCCGCCTATGTGCGCCCCACCGGCTACCGCCTCTATGCCCCAGGCGGTATGCCCGTACCCGAGGAGATCCTCAAGCCTTAG
- the fdnG gene encoding formate dehydrogenase-N subunit alpha, translating to MLTRRKFIGLAGAVTGGALALERGLARGAKPTLRKPIGEKPLICPYCATGCGMIAAVQGGRLVNLEGDPDHPINQGALCSKGQAARGFVESPYRVTRVLYRAPGSDRWEEKDWGWALDRIARLIKDTRDQGWIEVDDQGQVVRRTEAIATLGTSVGSNEEAYAMSKLFRALGIVYIEHQARICHSSTVPALGVSFGRGAMTNHSIDFKNADVILVQGGNPAEQHPLTFRWILEAKERGAKLIVVDPRFNRTAAKADLFAQIRPGTDIAFMGGMIRYILENKRYDEFYVKHYTNASFLVDPGFKTATELDGLFSGYDPEKRAYDTKTWAYQVDENGQVKTDPTLQDPHCVFQLLRKQYERYTPEVVSKITGIPVEKLLAIYDLYSSTGRPDRAGTITYAMGATQHTYGTQHIRTYAIVQLLLGNIGLPGGGVNALRGHSNVQGSTDFALLYHDLPGYLGLPTGDKPTLEEWIASRVPKANYAPSANWWQNYPKYFVSLLKAWWPKVDPKEAYGYLPKLSPHKDGIPDKSADYSHYAIFHAMLAGRIQGLIAIGQNPANSAANANLARKALDNLKWLVVVDPMETETAAHWKRPGVRPQDIQTEVFLLPSAVWAEKSGSITNTGRWAQWYEKAVDPPGEAKDELWILTELVQRLKKLYAEEGGPNKEAILNLSWWEHSEKMSEEVAKEYNGYDLTTGKLMAKFADLRDDGTTACGNWLYCGAFTEEGNKMARRDPRDTHPLGLGLFQNWAYAWPANRRILYNRASTDLKGQPRNPAKWLVRWNPKEEKWEGDVPDGAAPPDKALPFIMLPEGVGRLFAAQLKDGPFPEHYEPWESALANLISGQDKNPVCKVWVGDLDVYGTPEEYPIVATTYRLTEHWHTGMMSRNVPWLLELQPDPFVEMDVELAKSLGIKNGDWVRIKSARGEMKAVALVTPRVQPVKVGEKTLHQVGIVIHWGYQGGNPGDSANQLTPQALDPNTFIQETKAFLVRIEKI from the coding sequence ATGCTAACCCGCCGGAAGTTTATCGGTTTAGCAGGGGCGGTCACGGGGGGTGCCCTGGCGCTGGAACGGGGCTTGGCCCGCGGGGCTAAGCCCACCTTACGCAAGCCCATCGGGGAAAAACCCCTCATCTGCCCCTACTGTGCCACCGGGTGCGGCATGATCGCCGCGGTCCAAGGAGGGCGCCTGGTCAACCTGGAAGGCGACCCCGATCACCCCATCAACCAGGGGGCCCTCTGCTCCAAGGGGCAGGCGGCCCGGGGTTTCGTGGAAAGCCCTTACCGGGTCACCAGGGTCCTCTACCGGGCACCGGGGTCGGACCGTTGGGAGGAAAAGGATTGGGGCTGGGCCCTGGACCGGATCGCCCGCCTGATCAAGGACACCCGGGACCAGGGCTGGATAGAGGTGGACGATCAAGGCCAGGTGGTGCGGCGTACCGAGGCCATCGCCACCTTGGGAACCAGCGTAGGTTCCAACGAGGAGGCCTACGCCATGAGCAAGCTGTTCCGGGCCTTGGGGATCGTTTACATTGAGCACCAGGCCCGGATCTGCCACTCCTCCACGGTGCCCGCCCTGGGGGTAAGCTTTGGCCGCGGGGCCATGACCAACCATTCCATTGACTTCAAGAATGCCGACGTGATCCTGGTCCAAGGGGGCAACCCCGCGGAGCAGCACCCCCTCACCTTCCGCTGGATCCTCGAGGCCAAGGAACGGGGGGCCAAGCTCATCGTGGTAGATCCCCGCTTCAACCGCACCGCTGCCAAGGCGGACCTCTTCGCCCAGATCCGCCCGGGCACGGATATCGCCTTCATGGGCGGAATGATTCGCTATATTCTGGAAAACAAGCGCTACGACGAGTTTTACGTCAAGCACTACACCAATGCCTCCTTCCTGGTAGACCCCGGGTTCAAGACGGCCACGGAGCTGGACGGCCTCTTTTCTGGATATGACCCGGAAAAGCGCGCTTACGACACCAAGACTTGGGCTTACCAGGTGGATGAAAACGGCCAAGTCAAGACCGACCCCACCTTGCAGGATCCCCACTGCGTTTTCCAACTTCTTCGGAAACAGTACGAGCGCTATACCCCCGAGGTGGTGTCCAAAATCACCGGCATCCCCGTGGAAAAGCTTTTGGCCATTTACGACCTCTACTCCTCCACGGGCCGGCCTGACCGGGCGGGCACCATCACCTACGCCATGGGGGCCACCCAGCACACCTACGGCACCCAGCACATCCGCACTTACGCCATAGTCCAGCTCCTCTTGGGAAATATCGGCCTTCCCGGAGGTGGCGTCAACGCGCTCCGCGGCCACTCCAACGTACAGGGGAGTACGGACTTCGCCCTTCTTTACCACGATCTGCCTGGGTACCTGGGCCTGCCCACCGGGGATAAGCCCACCTTGGAGGAATGGATAGCTTCCAGGGTACCCAAGGCCAACTATGCCCCTTCCGCCAACTGGTGGCAAAACTACCCCAAGTATTTCGTTAGCCTCCTCAAGGCGTGGTGGCCCAAGGTGGACCCCAAGGAAGCCTACGGCTACCTGCCCAAGCTTTCTCCCCACAAGGACGGCATCCCCGACAAAAGCGCCGATTACTCCCACTACGCCATCTTCCACGCCATGCTGGCGGGACGGATCCAAGGGCTCATCGCCATAGGGCAGAATCCAGCCAACTCCGCTGCCAACGCTAACCTGGCCCGCAAGGCCTTGGACAACCTCAAGTGGCTGGTGGTGGTAGACCCCATGGAGACCGAAACCGCGGCCCACTGGAAACGGCCCGGTGTCCGTCCCCAAGACATCCAGACGGAGGTGTTCCTCCTGCCCTCGGCGGTGTGGGCCGAGAAGTCGGGAAGCATCACCAACACCGGGCGGTGGGCCCAGTGGTACGAAAAGGCTGTGGATCCCCCCGGGGAGGCTAAGGATGAGCTTTGGATCCTGACGGAGCTGGTCCAACGCCTGAAGAAGCTCTATGCCGAGGAGGGCGGGCCCAACAAGGAGGCCATTCTCAACCTCTCCTGGTGGGAACATTCCGAAAAGATGAGCGAGGAGGTGGCTAAGGAGTACAACGGCTACGACCTCACCACGGGGAAACTGATGGCCAAGTTTGCCGACCTTCGGGACGACGGCACCACCGCTTGCGGAAACTGGCTTTACTGTGGGGCCTTCACGGAGGAGGGGAACAAGATGGCCCGTCGGGATCCCCGGGACACCCACCCTCTGGGACTGGGCCTCTTCCAGAACTGGGCCTACGCCTGGCCGGCCAACCGGCGGATTCTCTACAACCGGGCTTCCACGGACCTAAAGGGCCAACCTCGCAACCCCGCCAAGTGGTTGGTGCGCTGGAACCCCAAGGAGGAGAAGTGGGAGGGGGATGTGCCCGATGGTGCGGCACCCCCGGACAAGGCTCTCCCCTTCATCATGTTGCCCGAAGGGGTGGGCAGGCTCTTTGCCGCCCAGCTCAAGGATGGCCCCTTCCCCGAGCACTATGAGCCATGGGAGAGCGCCTTGGCCAACCTGATCTCCGGCCAGGATAAAAACCCGGTGTGCAAGGTCTGGGTGGGGGATCTGGACGTATACGGCACCCCGGAGGAGTACCCCATCGTGGCCACCACCTACCGCCTCACCGAGCACTGGCACACGGGGATGATGAGCCGGAACGTGCCCTGGCTTTTGGAGCTACAGCCCGACCCCTTTGTGGAGATGGACGTGGAGCTAGCTAAGAGCCTGGGGATCAAAAATGGGGATTGGGTGCGCATCAAAAGCGCCCGCGGGGAGATGAAGGCGGTAGCCCTGGTCACGCCCAGGGTCCAGCCGGTTAAGGTAGGAGAGAAGACCCTACACCAGGTGGGCATCGTCATTCACTGGGGCTACCAAGGGGGCAATCCCGGGGACTCCGCCAACCAGCTCACACCCCAGGCCCTGGACCCCAATACCTTCATCCAGGAGACCAAGGCCTTCCTGGTGAGGATTGAGAAGATCTAG
- the tatA gene encoding twin-arginine translocase TatA/TatE family subunit, with protein MRLGPVEILLILLVILLLFGAKKLPELARGIGQSAKEFKKGLQEGEEKKEEPKA; from the coding sequence ATGCGCTTAGGTCCAGTAGAAATCCTCCTTATCCTTTTGGTCATCCTCCTCCTTTTCGGCGCCAAGAAGCTTCCCGAGCTGGCCCGGGGCATCGGCCAGTCGGCAAAGGAGTTCAAAAAGGGGCTTCAGGAGGGGGAGGAGAAGAAGGAAGAGCCTAAGGCTTGA